The Chitinophaga pinensis DSM 2588 region AGGTAAACAGCGTAAGGTTTGCTGAATGATTTGGCAAAGCTCCAGGATTTATCCACGGAGAAGAAACCATCCAGGGATAGACCATCCACACCTGGTATGGCGTAGCTACCTTTCAGGATACCATTGAACACCTGTGTCGGATTACGATTGGTACCACCGATGTCTGTTACCTGTAATACCGGGTTATTATTTTCGATACCGGAAGTAGGGAGGCCATTCGGGTAACGGGCAGCTACGGTCGGATAAGCACGGTAGATCGAACGGAAAATGTCTCCGGCGCCTGTTTGAGGATAAAGGCGGTCTTCCTGACGACCGGAGAGATAAATACCTACTTTCAGTCGTTTGGTAACATCGGCATCGATATTAGACCGGAAGTTATACTGATGATAGTCGGTCACCCCTTCCCTGTAAATGCCATCCTGTTTGATCATACCGAGAGAAGCGTAATATCTTACGTTGTCGGTGCCGCCGCTTACTGACAGGTTATGCTGGTTCTGCAGCGCGACACTTTTCAGTGCCTCTTTCTGCCAGTCTGTATTAGGGTAATTCAGGGGATCGGAACCATCCCTGAATTTCTGGATTTCTGCGGCAGAATAGAGCTGGTTCATACCGCCTGCAGGACTACCATAATAACGGATCTCATTAGTGATCTCTGCATAGGTGGCTGCATCTGCCATTTTAGGCAGTCTGGTCGGAGAAGAAAAACCCTGGTTAAAACTGTAGCTGATGGCAGGCTTACCGGTTTTACCCCGTTTGGTGGTCACGAGGATCACCCCGTTTGCTGCACGGCTACCATATACAGCTGCGGAAGCGTCTTTCAGTACGCTGATGCTTTCGATATCATTCGGATCCAGTCGATCCAGTCCGCCGATCTGTCCCGGCACACCATCTACCACGATCAGGACGTCGTTGCTACCCGGAGTAGCCAGACCACGTATGGTGATATTAGAACCGTCATAGCCCGGTTCACCGGAGCGGTTGTTGGTGATCACTCCGGAGAAACGACCGGCCAGTGCATTGGATACGTTTGGCTGCGGACTTTTGATAATATCGGACCCCTTAACCACAGAAATAGACCCTGTCAGGGTTGCTTTTTTCTGGGTACCGTATCCAACGACTACCACTTCATTTACATTCTGAGAACTGGTAACAAGGGAGACATTAACAGCGGCTCCGCCTTTTACAATAATTTCCTGTGGAGAATAGCCCATGTGATTGAAGACCAGGGTATCGCCCGGTGCTGCTGTCAGGGTGAAACGCCCCTGTTCATTTGTCAGTGCTCCCTGGTTTGTCCCCTTTACCCGCACACTTACGCCGGGTAAAGCGTCTTTCCCTTCAGTCACCCTTCCTGCCACACTGGTCTTCTGTGCCTGCAATACAGGGATATGGGACAGGGAAAAAAGGAGGATAAGGAGCCATTGCTGTAGTGAAACAGACGTCACTACCCTAGATAAGCATTTTTTCATAACGTACTTTCCTTTAAAATTGACAGATAGTTGGTTATACTATGTTTACGTGGTATTTGTATGCCTAAATTAGGGGGATAAAAGTGACTCATTGAGGGGGTAAATCACTTAAAAAAGGGGGTATATTCATATTTTACCCCCCATTAATTGTCTGTTCTGACAATGTTCAGGTCTTCATTAAAGGAGTGCCGGTATTTCTTTACATATTCGGACGGATTCATCCCGAACAATTTGAAAAACTGCTCCCGGAAGTACTTGATATCGCCTATTCCGACCTGGAAAGCGGCCTGATTGACGGTATAGTTCTCCCGTAGCATTAAAACGGCTGCTTTCCGCAAACGGATAGACCGGATAAAGGCATTAATGGTTTGTCCGGAGATGGATTTTACCTTCTTATACAGACTGGAGTGGCTCATACCGATAGCCTGTGTGAAGGTTTTAATGGTGAAATCTTCATTTCCAAGGTTGTCTTCTACGATCTCGATGCACTTCTTTAGAAAGTCCTGGTATTCGGCGGGTACTTTCAGATCCGTTCGCTTCAGGGTGATCCGGTCAAGAAAATATTCTCTGAGGAGGTTCCTGTTTCTGATGATGGTCTGCACTTTTACCAGTAAGAGGTCGTTGTCAAAAGGTTTGGTAATATAATCGTCTGCCCCGCCTTCAATACCTTCCAGTCGGGACGCAGGAGAAGACGCGGCTGTCAGGAGAATAACCGGAATATGGCAGAGTGCTTCTGTTTCCTTTATTTTCCGGCAGAGGGCGAGCCCGTCCATACCATCCATCTGTACATCACTGATCACCAGATCAGGCATATATTTTTCGATAGCGGCAAATCCGTCTGCCCCGTTTTCGGCCTCGTATACAATATATTTATCTGAGAACAGCTGGTGGAGGTAGCCCCTTATTTCCGCATTATCGTCAATCAGCAGCATTGATCTCTTTTCTGTGATCAATTCCTCAGATACAGCTGTTTTTGCCGGCTTGCTATAGACTTCTTCCATTAATTCATCCAGTATAGCTGATTTCTTCACCGGCTCTTCCATCAGTTGAGACGGCTCAAAATGGGCGGCGCCTGTCTGCAGGTAGATAGAAAAAGCCGTTCCCTGATGGAGGGTACTTTTAAACGTAACGCTGCCCCGATGGTTCTCTATGAACTGCCTGACAAGATACAGACCGATTCCGAATCCGGACTGTTTACTGTCTCCCTGCTGGAATTTATCGAAGATCCTGCTCTGCAGATGTTCAGGTATACCTGAACCAGAATCTGTTACGGTGATCGTCACTTCCAGATCGGTACATATTACGGTACAACTTATTTTTCCCCCATCTGGTGTAAACTTAAAAGCATTGGAGAGCAGGTTAAAAAGTGCGATCTCTATCTGTTCGTAGTTGGCGTAAATGTCAGCAGTCTCATTCGCAGTAATAAATTCATAGGCAATATGACGTGTTTCTGCCTGCTGGGTGAAACAGAGGAAGACCTCATTACAGAGTGCGATAATATCAAGGCGGGCGACTTTCAGTTCTTCGTCATTACCGGCTTTGCGGAACAGCAGCAACTGATCGACAAGACTCAGCAAACGCCGGGCATTTCTATATACAACACCCAGGTTTTCATTGTCTTTCAGTTCTTTCAGCGGATTGATGATCAGCGTCAGCGGTGTTCTGAATTCATGGGAGACATTGGTAAAGAAAGAGAGTTTCTTTTCATTGATCTCTTTTTCTTTTTCGCTCTCCAGGTGCGCCAGTTTGATTTCATATTTCAGTCTTTCCTGTCGGGACTTGTATTGAATATATGCATAGATCAGCATGGAGACCAATATCAGGTAAGCCATATAGGCCCAGGGGGTTCTGTACCAGGGGGGCAATACGATTACTTTTAGTAATTGCAATTCCTGGCCCCATTTACCATCCGCGTTGGTCACCCGTACCTTAAATATATAGCGTCCCTCCTGCAAACGGGTATAATTCGCCGTCCTGGCTTCCCCGCCATCGTTCCAGTTCTTATCCCAGCCTTCCAGGAGATAGGTGTAACTTATCTTATCAGGGGAAGTATATTCCAGTGAGACGAAATCCAGGGAGATAGCGGCTTTATTATAAGGAATGGTGACTTCTTCTATATTATCCTGCGAACGGGCGGAAATGAGGTCCGTTTGCTGTTCTACTGAGTTATTATTAATGCGGATACCCGTCAGGAATACCGGGGCAAAACTACTGCGTTCATAGATACTATCCGGATGAAAAATATTGAAGCCTTTGATCCCCCCAAAAAGGAATTCGCCTGACTGTAACTTCAGGGCGGCGTTATAGGCAAACTGGTTGCTTTGCAATCCGTCAGAACGGGAAAAGTTACGCACAGTGTGTTGTACAGGATCAAATTTTGCCAATCCGTTGAAGGTACTTAACCAGAGAAAGCCTTTATCATCTTCCAGCAGGCGCAGGATGGTATTACTGGGCAAACCGTTGGCCTCTGTAAAACGGGTAAATTTCCCGGTGGTACGGTCTACCAACAGCAATCCGCCACCTTCTGTACCAACCCATAGTTGTCCTTTTTTATCTTCATGGATGACACGTACCGTATTACCGATGGAGAAGATCTGATGCTGCCGGTGATCCCGGTCGATTTTTATGAGGGAAGAATAGTTACCACCCCACATATTACCATGATGGTCTTCTGCAAGACACTGGATATTGACCAGTGTTTTATCAAAGAGTTCGAAGTTATTTTTCTCCCGGTTAAAAAGATATAGGGTACCATTGTTGGTAGTGCTGGCCCAGAGTTGGTTTCCGGCGTCCTTATAAATGCCCCAGACATTATTTTCCTCCGACTTTGTAACGGGATTGAAGCAGGAGAAATGTTCAAACGCATCCCGCTGGCGATTGTACCTGTTCAGTGCTCCGAACCAGGTAGCGATCCAGAGATCGCCTTGTGCGTCCTGCACCATACTGGTTATGAAATTACTGCTGATAGCACCCGGAGCGGAAGGACTGTATTTATATATCTTAAAGGTATTTTTTTCACGATCCCAGTATTTCAGGCCGCCACCATCTGTTCCCACCCATACGCCTTTATGCCCATCTTCGCAGAAGGACAGGATGAAATTGTCTACAGTACCTGTAAATGCGTATTGCTCAAACAGTCGCTTACGCGCATCAATGATATTAATCCCTCCTCTCAAAGTACCGATCCATTTACGACCGTCCCTGTCTTCACAGATGGAATAGACGGCATTACTGTTCAGGGTCTGGCTACTATGCGTTGCTTTACCATCTCTGGCAATAAAAATACCGTGTCCATCAGAGCCTGCCCACATAGCGCCTTGCTGATCAGCACAGAGATTGACTATTTTACTGTTTTCTTCAAGATAGTTAGCAGAGAATACGCCATTACTATAGCTGAATAACCCCTGGTCTGTGCCTATCCAGAGCATCCCGTTTTTATCAGATTTCAGGCAATTGGCCTGTGTCATTATACGGCTGATTACTGTAATCTTTGCGGTACTGCAGTCATAGCGGCAAAGCCCTATATGTTGTACAAATATGTATGCGGCGCTTTTATCAGGTGTGAAGTCAATAGCGGTAACTTCGTAACTGGTACTGTTTTCAAGAGGGATCTGTCTGCCCGTACCGGGCAGGCGGTTGAATTGCAGGAGGCCATTATTTTCAGAGCCTACAAGCACAAGTCCGTCGTTACCCGCTTTGATGATATGGATGTTCCCCTGTACAGGTTTTCCGTTGGCAAATGTTGCTGCGGAAAAATGTTCATTTACCGGGTTAAACACACTAATGCCTTTCCTGCCACCGATCCATAAGCGGTGCTCAGTATCTCCATCAATTGTATAAATACCGTTATCTATGAGAGACGTGGAATCTCCTATCCTGTTTCTGTAGATCTTGAATTTGTATCCATCATAACGATTCAGCCCATCATAGGTGCCAATCCACATGAAACCTTTGGAATCCTGGTAAACGTTTAATACAGCGTTGTTGGATAGGCCATTCTCTATATTGAGATTCTTCAGTGGCTCACCGGCAGCGAACAGGGTGTTCATTGCAAGGCATAGCCATAACATCATTGTCCACCGCATTGTACTGTATCATTTGTGCGTCAAAATAAGATTTTTTCCTTAGAAAAAACTTCTTCCACGACTAAATAAAACAGCTACCAGCGGACAGACGTCATATTACGCCACAATAAGTGTCTTATATACGTTTATGGTTTAACACCTTGTTGAGGAAGCTGGCGCCGATCGGATCTGCAAATACACGATCAACGAGCAATGTTGCACCATAAGGCGTAACGTGGTGTTCATCGAACATGTAAGGCACATTCTGATCAGAGACCACAGGAACAGAATCCTTATTATAAACGTCGATATAAAGAGAGGAGAAATTCTTCTTCAGGAACTGATCCATCTGTTCCGATTGCGGCGTACGGAACTTAGCGGTCAGCGGCATATTCAGTTCGCTTTCCCAGGCAGCTATGTATGGATAACTCATGGTATAGGTTTCCGTCTGCCCTATCAGCATGACATTGAAATGGTACTTATCGAGGAACTGTAATGTTTTCTGCAGGTCTTTCAGCAAGGCCGGACTGTTATTGACTTCATTGACCCAGTTGGCCGTCAATATCACGCCGTCTATTTCTGCTGCATGTTTTTCAATATACTCGTTGTATATGTAATTGATGACGTCATCACAATGGCCCGGTACATTACTTTTCATGACAGGGACACAGCTGCTGCCTGTAGCCTGACTCAAAAGAATACCGCGGTTACGCAGACTGGCAGACAAAGGTCCCCAAAGCTGTGCAGCATGGCTATCGCCAATGAGCAATACGTTTTTGACGGAGTCTTTCAGACACAGGCAGTGTTCCCTGTCAAATTTCTTATCTGTGCCGATCATAATAAAGCAGGTATCCTGTCTGAACATCTGACTTTTTTCCATTTCATGCGCCTGTTCATAGGCAGACAGTTGTTTACTCTTTTCTGTGAACAGAAAGGCATTCGCGTTACTCAGCATCAATACCAGCACAACGGCAGACATCGCAGATACGGCTACCAGGATCTTCTTATTGCTCTCATATTTAAGCGCTTCAATGAACTTATAAGACAGCAATGCCAGTACAATAGCGATGGCGATAAAAGCCAGCAGGGAGGTTTTATTCCTGGTAATACCAAAATAAGTGGCCATTACCACGACCGGCCAATGCCACAGATAAAGCGAATAGGATATCTTTCCAAAGAACTGTACAACACCCAGTTTGATCAGTTTCAAATCATTCCAGTTCGCAATGATGACCATGAATGTACCAACTACCGGTAATAAGGTATAAACACCCGGCCAGGTCGTACCTCTTTTGATGAACAGGATAGAAAAAAAGATAATACCGTATCCGGCCAGTGCAAGCCCGATTTGTTTCCTGCGGTCACTCACACGTCCTTCCAGGTAAAATGCTACGCCCCCCGCCATCATTTCCCATGCACGGGATGGCAGGAGGTAGAAAGAGGCGGTTGCATCCATTTTAGTAAACAGAAAAGAGCCAAGTGCCAACACGAGTGTCAGACCCGTGAAGATGCTGAAGTTTCTTTTTTTATCACTAATTGTCTTATTGAACCATCTCAGGAAGATGGGGTATAAAAGGTAAAACTGCCATTCTACTGACAGGGACCAGGTATGTAAAAAGATATTGGTATCTGATGCGGGCGCAAAGTAACTTGAGTTCCTCCAATAGACAATATTCGACACAAACAGGAGGCTACTGAGTCCATTCTTCGATGTTACATGGTAATCAACGGGGAAGGTAACAAAAAAGTTAACGAGCATTAATACGCCCACCAGCACCAGTAAAGCGGGCACGATTCGCTTTAATCGCTTTCCATAGAAATCCACCAGGGAAAAGGTATTATTATCAAGACCGCCTGCAATAATACGGGTCATCAGATAACCTGAAATAACGAAGAAAACGTCTACTCCGGAAAAACCTCCTTCGAAACGCGTTACTCCGAAATGAAAAAGCATTACTGACAAAACTGCAATAGCACGCAGTGCATTGATATCGTACCTAAATTTCATATAAAACATGCAGCATACAGTCCTGAAAAATACCCGCAAATAGCAGAACCGGTGCCTTTTTGATTGTTAATCACACTATTAAGCTGACAAATATATGTAATATAAAATATTTACCCAATCCATATAGGCCGGAACACTCATAAAGTTGTCGATCCGTCCGTCCTGCTCCCTCCTGATGCCCTCCGAAGTATTACTTATCTTTAAGACAAACCCATATTTACATGAACAACGGAGCAATAAAAAAGGAGGAAATCAAACAGGAGGTGTTTGACCTGTATGACGACTATGCCCATAACAGGGTGAACAGGCGCGAATTCATGGAAAAGTTGTCTGTCTATGCAGTAGGCAGCATCACCTTACCGGCACTGATGAGTTTTCTGATGCCGGATTACGTCCACGCTATACAGGTGAAGGCGGACGATCCACGGCTGAAATCGGAATATATCCATTACAATTCTGATAAGGGCGGCGGAGATATCAAGGCGTTATTATCCCAACCAGCGGAGGCCAAGGGGAAACTCGGCGGTATCATCGTGGTGCATGAGAACCGGGGGTTGAACCCGCATATAGAAGACGTAGCCAGAAGAGCGGCACTGGCAGGGTTTATCTCCGTTGCTCCGGATGCATTGACCCCACTGGGTGGTTATCCG contains the following coding sequences:
- a CDS encoding two-component regulator propeller domain-containing protein, with product MNTLFAAGEPLKNLNIENGLSNNAVLNVYQDSKGFMWIGTYDGLNRYDGYKFKIYRNRIGDSTSLIDNGIYTIDGDTEHRLWIGGRKGISVFNPVNEHFSAATFANGKPVQGNIHIIKAGNDGLVLVGSENNGLLQFNRLPGTGRQIPLENSTSYEVTAIDFTPDKSAAYIFVQHIGLCRYDCSTAKITVISRIMTQANCLKSDKNGMLWIGTDQGLFSYSNGVFSANYLEENSKIVNLCADQQGAMWAGSDGHGIFIARDGKATHSSQTLNSNAVYSICEDRDGRKWIGTLRGGINIIDARKRLFEQYAFTGTVDNFILSFCEDGHKGVWVGTDGGGLKYWDREKNTFKIYKYSPSAPGAISSNFITSMVQDAQGDLWIATWFGALNRYNRQRDAFEHFSCFNPVTKSEENNVWGIYKDAGNQLWASTTNNGTLYLFNREKNNFELFDKTLVNIQCLAEDHHGNMWGGNYSSLIKIDRDHRQHQIFSIGNTVRVIHEDKKGQLWVGTEGGGLLLVDRTTGKFTRFTEANGLPSNTILRLLEDDKGFLWLSTFNGLAKFDPVQHTVRNFSRSDGLQSNQFAYNAALKLQSGEFLFGGIKGFNIFHPDSIYERSSFAPVFLTGIRINNNSVEQQTDLISARSQDNIEEVTIPYNKAAISLDFVSLEYTSPDKISYTYLLEGWDKNWNDGGEARTANYTRLQEGRYIFKVRVTNADGKWGQELQLLKVIVLPPWYRTPWAYMAYLILVSMLIYAYIQYKSRQERLKYEIKLAHLESEKEKEINEKKLSFFTNVSHEFRTPLTLIINPLKELKDNENLGVVYRNARRLLSLVDQLLLFRKAGNDEELKVARLDIIALCNEVFLCFTQQAETRHIAYEFITANETADIYANYEQIEIALFNLLSNAFKFTPDGGKISCTVICTDLEVTITVTDSGSGIPEHLQSRIFDKFQQGDSKQSGFGIGLYLVRQFIENHRGSVTFKSTLHQGTAFSIYLQTGAAHFEPSQLMEEPVKKSAILDELMEEVYSKPAKTAVSEELITEKRSMLLIDDNAEIRGYLHQLFSDKYIVYEAENGADGFAAIEKYMPDLVISDVQMDGMDGLALCRKIKETEALCHIPVILLTAASSPASRLEGIEGGADDYITKPFDNDLLLVKVQTIIRNRNLLREYFLDRITLKRTDLKVPAEYQDFLKKCIEIVEDNLGNEDFTIKTFTQAIGMSHSSLYKKVKSISGQTINAFIRSIRLRKAAVLMLRENYTVNQAAFQVGIGDIKYFREQFFKLFGMNPSEYVKKYRHSFNEDLNIVRTDN
- a CDS encoding acyltransferase family protein, yielding MKFRYDINALRAIAVLSVMLFHFGVTRFEGGFSGVDVFFVISGYLMTRIIAGGLDNNTFSLVDFYGKRLKRIVPALLVLVGVLMLVNFFVTFPVDYHVTSKNGLSSLLFVSNIVYWRNSSYFAPASDTNIFLHTWSLSVEWQFYLLYPIFLRWFNKTISDKKRNFSIFTGLTLVLALGSFLFTKMDATASFYLLPSRAWEMMAGGVAFYLEGRVSDRRKQIGLALAGYGIIFFSILFIKRGTTWPGVYTLLPVVGTFMVIIANWNDLKLIKLGVVQFFGKISYSLYLWHWPVVVMATYFGITRNKTSLLAFIAIAIVLALLSYKFIEALKYESNKKILVAVSAMSAVVLVLMLSNANAFLFTEKSKQLSAYEQAHEMEKSQMFRQDTCFIMIGTDKKFDREHCLCLKDSVKNVLLIGDSHAAQLWGPLSASLRNRGILLSQATGSSCVPVMKSNVPGHCDDVINYIYNEYIEKHAAEIDGVILTANWVNEVNNSPALLKDLQKTLQFLDKYHFNVMLIGQTETYTMSYPYIAAWESELNMPLTAKFRTPQSEQMDQFLKKNFSSLYIDVYNKDSVPVVSDQNVPYMFDEHHVTPYGATLLVDRVFADPIGASFLNKVLNHKRI